The genomic stretch AGGAGCTGCGAAGGGTCATCCCGGTGATAAAGGCCCTGCGCCGCGAGGTGGACATCCCCATTAGCATAGACACCACCAAGGCACGGGTGGCTGGGGAAGCCATAGAGGCGGGGGCCTGCCTGGTCAACGATACCTCAGGGCTCCTGGGCGACGGGGAGATGGCGCGGGTGGTGGCCGCCTACGGCGTGCCGGTGGTGGTGATGCACAACCAGCGGGGACGCCCCTTCTCGGGGGTGGAGGAGGACGTCCTGCGCGGATGGCAGGAGGGCATGACGCGAGCCCTGGCTGCGGGGATACCTAGGGAGCGCATCATCGTCGACCCTGGCTTCAACTTCGGCTGGGAGCCTCAACAGGCCCTAGAGATGCTCAGGCGGCTGGGGAGTTTGCGGGAGGCCATAGGCAGACCCCTCCTTCTGGGGCCCTCCCGCAAGTCGGTCATTGGCCTAGTGCTGGGAGGTCTGCCTGTGGAGGAGAGGCTCGAGGGGACAGGGGCAGTGGTGGCCCTGGCCATCGCTCAGGGGGTGGACATGGTGCGGGTGCACGACGTCAAGGCCATGGCCCGTGTGGCCCGCATGGCCGACGCCGTAGTCCGTGGCTGGCATCCCCAGGAGGTAGAATCATGATCCCAGTGAGCCCCTTCATGGACTGGGTGGGAGCCCAGGCCCAGTGGATAGGTAACGACGGTGTACGCATTTCTCTCTCCCTGGCCCCTCACCATACCAACCCCACGGGGGTGATGCACGGGGGCGTAGTGGCCACCTTGCTGGACGAGGCCGCCGCCCTGGCCGTGCGGCGGCGCTTAGACGAGCAGCCAGGCCATCTCTCCCCCCTCCTGCTGGTGGAGATGAACGTAAGCTTCATAGCTGGCGCCCGCCCAGGCGACGTCTTGGAGGTGGAGGGCAGGGTCCTGCACCTGGGGCGGCGGGTGGTCTTCGCCGAAGCGGAGGCACGGCGAGGCCAGGCCCTGGTGGCCAAGGGGAGGTTCACCTTCGTCCGGCAGCCTTCCCAGCCCGAGCAGTAGCCGCGGCCCCATGACGCCGGGCTATCCCTCGCGGTGGCCCAGCGCCTTCTAAGGGCCTTAGGGGTCGTCCTTCTTCATGGCCTGGCCCATGCGGCTGGCGGCCAGGGCCATCGCCACGACCGCCCCTATGAAAATGCCCACGAAAGGCCAGAGCGATGTGCTTCCTGTGGAGGGTGCACCGCCACCCCTGGGTAATGCCGCTGGCAGGGTGGGCGACCCCTGGGCGGAAGAGGTGCTTGCCCCAGGCGGAGGAGTGCTGGGGTCAGGGCTCCCTGGATCAGAGGACAGGCCCGACGATGCGGTGGACGTAGCCTCTGCGGTGGGGGTGGACGTGGGCAACCAAGTGGGCGTGGGTGTCGGGGTAGGCGTTGACGTGGGAGTGGGCGTTGGCGTGGGAGTAGACGTTGGCGTGGGAGTAGGCGTCGCGGAGGGGATGGGAGTGGGCGAGGGGGTTAGTGTGGCGGGAGGCGTCCAGGGGATCTCGGGCGTCCTGAAGTCCGGTGGGATGGTGGGTATGGGGGTAGGCGTTGGCGTGGGGGTAGGCGTTGGCGTGGGAGTAGGCGTTGGCGTGGGGGTAGGCGTTGGCGTGGGAGTAGGCGTTGGCGTGGGAGTAGGCGTTGGCGTGGGGGTGGGCTCGGCCTCCTGCTGCGTCTCGTAGGCGCCCACATCGCACTGCGGGCCCTGAGGCCGAGTTTCCCACCTTTGGTCGCTGGACACCGGACTTCCCATCAAGTCAGTGCAGTCGGTGACGGCGTCGATGGCTGGGCTCCCCGTCAGGAGGGCATGGGTATAGGTGGGCCCGCCGTTGTTGGCCAGGGGCCCCAGTGAGGAGCCCAGGGTTGGGTACACCGAGATGGGCGGGCCGCTCGTGGGCGGGTTGCAGCTGTCGTCATCGGCATGATTGTCGCCCGCCGTATGGAGCTCGGAACCTGCGTCCAGCATGCACTCTGAG from Dehalococcoidia bacterium encodes the following:
- the folP gene encoding dihydropteroate synthase, which gives rise to MLVASWWTGVTVPGPDVKVPPMEIGGRLFRWGERTYIMGIINATPDSFSGDGVGYDVAAAVRLALRMREEGADIIDVGGESTRPGYTPVSVEEELRRVIPVIKALRREVDIPISIDTTKARVAGEAIEAGACLVNDTSGLLGDGEMARVVAAYGVPVVVMHNQRGRPFSGVEEDVLRGWQEGMTRALAAGIPRERIIVDPGFNFGWEPQQALEMLRRLGSLREAIGRPLLLGPSRKSVIGLVLGGLPVEERLEGTGAVVALAIAQGVDMVRVHDVKAMARVARMADAVVRGWHPQEVES
- a CDS encoding PaaI family thioesterase translates to MIPVSPFMDWVGAQAQWIGNDGVRISLSLAPHHTNPTGVMHGGVVATLLDEAAALAVRRRLDEQPGHLSPLLLVEMNVSFIAGARPGDVLEVEGRVLHLGRRVVFAEAEARRGQALVAKGRFTFVRQPSQPEQ